The DNA segment TTTCTAAAGGCGGTAAGGTCCGCGGATTGAGTGAAAGTGATTTGTTGTCTTTGGAACGGGATATTTGTGCAGAAATTGTTAAAAAACTTAACGTGGATATACCCACAAAAGAGACCTCATATCATCGCCTTTGTAAGTGGATAAGATCAATTGACCGAAAGATCGCAGTCGAGTTGTTTACCACAAACTATGATCTGTTGATGGAGCAGACCTTAGAAGCGTTGGAGATTCCGTACTTTGATGGTTTTGTCGGAGCAAGGCGGTCCTTTTTCGACCTTAGGGCTGTTGAGGACGCTTTGATTCCTACCCATTGGTCTAGACTTTGGAAAATTCACGGCTCAATTAACTGGTATCAGGAAGAGTTTGAAGGTCAGAAAAAAGTATATCGATCTTCGGAAATCAAGGAAAACGCTTCGCATTTGATCTACCCATCTCATTTAAAATATGAGGAAAGTCGCAAGATGCCATATTTGGCACTGATAGACCAATTGAACAGGTTTATACGGAAGAAATCTTCATTCTTAGTTCTTTCAGGCTATTCCTTTAATGACGGTCATTTGAACGACACAATCATAAATGCATTAAAAGCAAATCCAACAGCAATGGTACTTGGATTGATGTTTGACAGGTACGAGATGGAATCTTCACCAGATGCCGGGGATAGTGTTGAAAGATATCCAGAGGCATATCGATTGGCAAAAAACCAACACAATTTGAATATCTGGACATTCGATAAAGCTATTATTGGAACCAATTATGGTGATTGGGGTGGGATCCGAGGTCAGGACGACGAGGACGATGAAATCCTAGAGTTTGTTCACCGCGAAGAAAGTGCAACTGATGAAGGGATAGAGTATCAAGTGAGACTTGGGGATTTCGCGGTCTTCACTTCTTTCTTACAGCGGATAATAGGTACTCCTGCGGGGGGCCAAAATGTCAAATAAGGAAACTTATCTTGGCGATGTGCAGGATGTGAATGGAACAACGGTTAGCATCTCTTTGTCAAAGGAGTCGTTGACTGGGTTTGTGTACATTGACGGACAAGGGTATCGGGTTAGTCAAGTAGGCAGCTTTGTTCGAATTCCTATAGGTTTTAACGATTTGTTTGGAATCGTCAGTCAGGTTGGAGCAAGTGCGGTCCCAGAGAATCAATTGGAATCTCAAAATCATGGAAATAGGTGGATGACGATTCAACTTATAGGTGAAGGACCCAGGAATGGGGTCTTTCAGCGAGGTCTATCTCAGTATCCGACTATTGGTGATGAGGTCCATTTAGTCTCAGAAAATGAACTGCAAAATATATATGGGCAACCAGACAAGCCATATTTTGTAAAAGTGGGGCATATTTCAAATGCAGACTCAATTCCAGCATTGATTGATGTCAATAAACTTATCAGTAGGCACTCTGCTGTAACCGGAACAACTGGCTCTGGAAAATCTACGACTGTAGCAAGTATTATTAATGCTTTGTCTGACCGTGAGAAATATCCATCATCTAGGATAATAATGTTAGATCTTCACGGAGAATATGGCCAAGCGCTTCAGGATAAAGCTCAAATTTATAAAATCAACAAAGAAACATCTCCAAGGTTGGAAGAGAATGAACTTCAAGTGCCATTTTGGGCACTTAATTTTGACGAATTGTGTGAGATCAGTTTCGGTGAGTTTAACAATGAAAAGGATCGGAATATCGTTATGGAGCGCGTCCATAAGTATAAACTTGAGTCCTTAACGAAGCATCCGCGAAAAGGAGTGTCTGCCGATACTCTTAGTGTTGATTCGCCTGTCCCGTTTAGTCTGCACAACTTATGGTATGAACTGTTTGTTGAGCAGTTTGGAACATACTATCGAGAAGGCGATGGTAAGCCGATAGAAAAATTAGCATACGAAACAGATGAAAATGGGGTTGAATTGAAAGGGAATCCTTCCGAGGGGATTCCTCCAATCTTTAAAAATATTGCTACTGGGGCAGGTGAAGTAAAAGTTAATTATTTGCCTGGTAATTTAAATATTGGGAAACAGCTTTTGCTACTTGGGACCAAGTTGAGAATCCCACGATATAACTTCCTCTTCAAGCCAGACGACTGGACCCCCAATGCTGAAGGTGACGTAGTACAAGATTTGGATACTCTTTTGATGAATTGGATTGGCAGCGATAGACCTGTAACTATTCTAGATCTGTCTGGTGTGCCTGCCGACATTTTGCAAACAACTATAGGTGCACTCCTCCGGTTACTATATGAAGCCTTATTCTGGGCTAGAGACTTGTCTCAGGGGGGAAGGCATCGGCCTCTATTAGTCGTGATGGAAGAAGCTCACATTTATTTGAATGGCAACTCAAAAGGAATGGCTTCAAAAGTCG comes from the Pseudodesulfovibrio piezophilus C1TLV30 genome and includes:
- a CDS encoding SIR2 family protein, whose translation is MNNSHDPIRHLKYLRQSLAQDNESIGFFISAGCPLSVEMPADEWPIIPDVERLTAFVNEQLKANEKYIVLTNELVKAEKNTNNIEDILSFVRSLLLVSKGGKVRGLSESDLLSLERDICAEIVKKLNVDIPTKETSYHRLCKWIRSIDRKIAVELFTTNYDLLMEQTLEALEIPYFDGFVGARRSFFDLRAVEDALIPTHWSRLWKIHGSINWYQEEFEGQKKVYRSSEIKENASHLIYPSHLKYEESRKMPYLALIDQLNRFIRKKSSFLVLSGYSFNDGHLNDTIINALKANPTAMVLGLMFDRYEMESSPDAGDSVERYPEAYRLAKNQHNLNIWTFDKAIIGTNYGDWGGIRGQDDEDDEILEFVHREESATDEGIEYQVRLGDFAVFTSFLQRIIGTPAGGQNVK
- a CDS encoding ATP-binding protein is translated as MSNKETYLGDVQDVNGTTVSISLSKESLTGFVYIDGQGYRVSQVGSFVRIPIGFNDLFGIVSQVGASAVPENQLESQNHGNRWMTIQLIGEGPRNGVFQRGLSQYPTIGDEVHLVSENELQNIYGQPDKPYFVKVGHISNADSIPALIDVNKLISRHSAVTGTTGSGKSTTVASIINALSDREKYPSSRIIMLDLHGEYGQALQDKAQIYKINKETSPRLEENELQVPFWALNFDELCEISFGEFNNEKDRNIVMERVHKYKLESLTKHPRKGVSADTLSVDSPVPFSLHNLWYELFVEQFGTYYREGDGKPIEKLAYETDENGVELKGNPSEGIPPIFKNIATGAGEVKVNYLPGNLNIGKQLLLLGTKLRIPRYNFLFKPDDWTPNAEGDVVQDLDTLLMNWIGSDRPVTILDLSGVPADILQTTIGALLRLLYEALFWARDLSQGGRHRPLLVVMEEAHIYLNGNSKGMASKVVQRIVKEGRKYGIGAMIVSQRPSEINSTILSQCGTFFALRLSNASDRSHITSTLSDNLDGLTGMLPILRTGEAIILGEAVKLPMRTTIEAPPKNRRPDSQDPVVYDEVPMEESQNPGGWGIKMEAAPRYDELVEAWRAQNPRIDKVK